A window of the Sandaracinaceae bacterium genome harbors these coding sequences:
- the cysK gene encoding cysteine synthase A yields the protein MTTRIYDSALQLIGRTPLVRLKRLSGHVGAEVCAKLESQNPGGSVKDRPALAMVEHEERAGRLLPGATLVEATSGNTGISLAMIAAVRGYQCIIVMPEDMSLARRNILASYGATVVLTSAEDGMAGAVERAERIAAETNNSFMPRQFENPANPDVHALTTAEEIWEATEGKIDAFVAGVGTGGTLTGIARVLKERLPTVRIVAVEPRASAVLSGGQPGLHGIQGLGAGFIPGVLDTELIDDVVTVTDLAAERMAGRLAREEGFLTGPSAGANVHAALEVARRMEKGQRVVTILCDGGERYLC from the coding sequence ATGACCACTCGCATCTACGACAGCGCGCTCCAGCTCATCGGTCGGACCCCACTCGTGCGCCTCAAGCGCCTGAGCGGGCACGTGGGCGCCGAGGTGTGCGCGAAGCTCGAGTCGCAGAACCCGGGAGGCTCGGTAAAGGACCGCCCCGCGCTCGCCATGGTGGAGCACGAAGAGCGCGCGGGCCGCTTGCTGCCTGGCGCCACGTTGGTCGAAGCCACCAGCGGCAACACGGGCATCAGCCTCGCCATGATCGCGGCCGTGCGCGGCTACCAGTGCATCATCGTCATGCCCGAGGACATGAGCCTCGCGCGCCGCAACATCCTCGCGTCGTACGGCGCCACGGTGGTGCTCACGTCAGCCGAGGACGGCATGGCCGGCGCGGTGGAGCGGGCCGAGCGCATCGCCGCCGAGACCAACAACTCGTTCATGCCGCGCCAGTTCGAGAACCCGGCCAACCCGGACGTGCACGCGCTCACCACGGCCGAAGAGATCTGGGAGGCCACCGAAGGCAAGATCGACGCGTTCGTGGCGGGCGTGGGCACGGGCGGCACGCTCACCGGCATCGCGCGTGTGCTGAAGGAGCGCCTGCCGACTGTGCGCATCGTGGCCGTGGAGCCGCGCGCCAGCGCCGTGCTCTCGGGCGGCCAGCCGGGCCTACACGGCATCCAGGGCCTGGGCGCGGGCTTCATCCCGGGCGTGCTGGACACCGAGCTGATCGACGACGTGGTGACCGTCACGGACCTGGCCGCCGAGCGCATGGCCGGCCGGCTGGCCCGCGAAGAGGGCTTCCTCACGGGCCCCTCCGCGGGCGCCAACGTGCACGCCGCCCTCGAGGTAGCGCGCCGCATGGAGAAGGGGCAGCGCGTGGTCACCATCTTGTGCGACGGCGGCGAGCGTTATCTGTGCTGA
- a CDS encoding citrate synthase produces the protein MTQESSSSPDNQTLTITDNRTGRTYTVPVTHDTIRAMDLRKIKVKDSDFGLMTYDPAFMNTASTTSRITFIDGDEGILEYRGYPIQQLAEDSSFLETSALLLDGELPSRKGLEDFTHQITMHTMVHENIREFIDAFRYDAHPMGILTSTVAALSTFYPDAKDLDDPAVRRLQILRIIAKMPTLAAYAYRHRRGLPYVYPDNDLSYSGNFLNMLFKMTEVKYQPNPIIEKALDVLFILHADHEQNCSTTAMRAVGSSHVDPYSALAASCAALYGPLHGGANEAVVRMLGEIGSVNNISDYVKRAKSGEVRLMGFGHRVYKNYDPRAKVIKQLAYSVFDEVAKNPLVDIAVALEKIALEDEYFVSRKLYPNVDFYSGLIYQSMGLPMDLFPVLFAIGRAPGWLAQWEEMLNDPEQKIARPRQVYLGAARRDYVAMKDR, from the coding sequence ATGACGCAGGAATCGTCGTCGTCCCCCGACAACCAGACGCTCACCATCACCGACAACCGCACGGGCAGGACCTACACGGTCCCCGTCACGCACGACACCATCCGCGCGATGGATCTGCGCAAGATCAAGGTCAAGGACTCCGACTTCGGGCTCATGACCTATGACCCGGCGTTCATGAACACGGCCTCCACCACGAGCCGCATCACGTTCATCGACGGCGACGAGGGCATCCTCGAGTACCGCGGCTACCCCATCCAGCAGCTCGCCGAGGACTCGTCGTTCCTGGAGACGTCGGCGCTCCTGCTGGATGGTGAGCTCCCTTCCCGCAAGGGGCTCGAGGACTTCACCCACCAGATCACCATGCACACCATGGTGCACGAGAACATCCGCGAGTTCATCGACGCGTTCCGCTACGACGCGCACCCGATGGGCATCCTGACCAGCACCGTGGCGGCGCTCTCCACGTTCTACCCGGACGCCAAGGACCTCGACGACCCGGCGGTGCGTCGCCTGCAGATCCTGCGCATCATCGCCAAGATGCCCACGCTCGCCGCGTATGCGTATCGCCACCGGCGCGGCCTGCCCTACGTGTACCCGGACAACGACCTCAGCTACTCGGGCAATTTCTTGAACATGCTCTTCAAGATGACCGAGGTGAAGTACCAGCCCAACCCCATCATCGAGAAGGCGCTCGACGTGCTGTTCATCCTGCACGCCGACCACGAGCAGAACTGCTCCACCACCGCCATGCGCGCGGTGGGCTCGTCGCACGTGGACCCCTACTCGGCGCTCGCGGCCAGCTGCGCGGCGCTCTACGGCCCGCTGCACGGCGGCGCCAACGAGGCGGTGGTGCGCATGCTCGGCGAGATCGGCTCGGTCAACAACATCTCCGACTACGTGAAGCGCGCGAAGTCCGGCGAGGTGCGCCTGATGGGCTTCGGCCACCGCGTCTACAAGAACTACGACCCCCGCGCGAAGGTCATCAAGCAGCTGGCCTACTCGGTGTTCGACGAGGTGGCCAAGAACCCGCTCGTGGACATCGCGGTGGCGCTCGAGAAGATCGCGCTCGAGGACGAGTACTTCGTGTCGCGCAAGCTGTACCCCAACGTGGACTTCTACTCGGGGCTCATCTACCAGAGCATGGGCCTGCCCATGGACCTCTTCCCCGTGCTCTTCGCCATCGGCCGCGCGCCGGGCTGGCTGGCGCAGTGGGAAGAGATGCTCAACGACCCGGAGCAGAAGATCGCGCGCCCGCGCCAGGTGTACCTGGGGGCCGCGCGCCGCGACTACGTGGCGATGAAGGACCGGTAG